CAACAACATATACTTTGGGCGACAGTACGGCATTACATTGCAACTGCAGAGCCGGTTGGTTCAAAAGCATTGGTTGATGAGTATAATCTCAGCGTCAGCCCAGCAACGATTCGCTCTTGCTTAGGCTACTTAGAAAAAGCCGGTTTACTTTATCAACCGCACACCTCTGCCGGTCGGGTGCCCTCTGACTCTGGCTACCGCATTTATGTTGACCAGCTAATCAAGCCTTCCGAGGCGCTGACACGCAATGTGGAACATTTACTCAGCGTGCGGCTGAACGGGGAAGATAGAAGTTTGGAAGCCTTGCTGCGCGGGGCAGCACAACTGCTATCGACCCTCACCGGATACATTACCCTCGTCACCATGCCCCAGACGAGTACCAGCCGGCTGCGACATCTCCAGCTGGTGATGGTCGATCCAAAACGGGTAATGCTGATTGTAGTGACGGATGCTTACGAAACGCACTCAGCGTTAATGGAACTCCCGATGCCGGCAGACGACGAACCACTCGATCCCGAACCGATCGAACGCGAACTTCAAATTCTGTCAAACTTTTTAAACAGTCAGTTGCGGGAACGTCCCCT
The Microcoleus sp. FACHB-672 DNA segment above includes these coding regions:
- the hrcA gene encoding heat-inducible transcriptional repressor HrcA — translated: MQVNLTDRQQHILWATVRHYIATAEPVGSKALVDEYNLSVSPATIRSCLGYLEKAGLLYQPHTSAGRVPSDSGYRIYVDQLIKPSEALTRNVEHLLSVRLNGEDRSLEALLRGAAQLLSTLTGYITLVTMPQTSTSRLRHLQLVMVDPKRVMLIVVTDAYETHSALMELPMPADDEPLDPEPIERELQILSNFLNSQLRERPLTELSQLDLSELDRQFQRYADFLTSLLADLTRRRQTPTFTRILISGVAEVLRQPEFSELNQIQTLMQLLEEEQEQLWPLIFESSASETTGKRVNVRIGAENPLESIRGCTLISSTYRRGSVPVGSVGVLGPTRMVYENAIAMVEAAADYLSDALTQPA